One window from the genome of Cyclobacterium amurskyense encodes:
- a CDS encoding UDP-N-acetylmuramoyl-tripeptide--D-alanyl-D-alanine ligase, giving the protein MDKIAQLYSLFLSSKRVSTDTRTIEEGDLFFALKGPSFDGNQYAKRALEEGAMAVVVDDPEVVEDEKYFLVDDVLTALQQLATHHRKELSIPVIGLTGSNGKTTTKELLIRALSCKFKVQATLGNLNNHIGVPLTLLGLKEETEIAIVEMGANKQGDIDELCRIALPTHGLITNIGRAHLEGMGGTEGVLKTKTELFQFLLETDGQVFINSGQEIFTNMIRRFKNPVLFPGKADFCQVTFLGASPNVSFSLPPEETSYVSNLIGHYNFDNIAAALCLAKYFEVPMKEAAAAIAAYVPENMRSQIIEKRSNLILLDAYNANPSSMEAALEAFGKLNKRKHKMVILGDMYELGEYSKAEHEKLGELVSKIALDKICFTGKDTQYALSKAPKALYFPDAFSLRNWLQDSNLEDYQILIKGSRGMKLEGLLDFI; this is encoded by the coding sequence ATGGATAAGATAGCACAATTGTATTCCCTTTTTCTTTCTTCAAAACGTGTTTCAACAGATACCCGGACAATTGAAGAAGGAGATTTGTTTTTCGCCTTAAAAGGCCCCTCTTTTGACGGCAATCAATATGCGAAAAGAGCCTTGGAAGAAGGTGCCATGGCTGTGGTAGTGGATGATCCGGAAGTGGTGGAGGATGAAAAGTATTTTTTGGTGGATGATGTTTTAACGGCATTGCAGCAATTGGCTACCCATCATCGGAAAGAATTGTCAATACCTGTTATAGGATTAACGGGTTCCAATGGCAAGACCACTACCAAGGAATTATTGATTAGGGCATTGTCATGTAAATTCAAGGTGCAGGCGACTTTAGGCAACCTCAACAATCACATTGGTGTGCCCCTGACGCTTTTGGGCTTGAAGGAGGAAACTGAGATTGCTATTGTAGAAATGGGGGCCAACAAGCAAGGGGATATAGATGAATTGTGCCGGATAGCCTTGCCTACCCATGGGCTGATTACCAATATAGGTAGGGCCCATTTAGAAGGCATGGGAGGGACTGAAGGAGTATTGAAGACAAAAACAGAGCTTTTTCAATTTTTATTGGAGACGGATGGGCAGGTGTTTATTAATTCCGGGCAGGAAATCTTTACCAATATGATCAGAAGGTTTAAAAACCCTGTTCTCTTTCCAGGTAAAGCTGATTTTTGCCAGGTAACTTTCCTTGGTGCATCGCCGAATGTGTCCTTTAGCTTGCCTCCCGAGGAAACTAGCTATGTATCCAATCTTATTGGGCATTATAATTTTGACAATATAGCAGCAGCCCTTTGTTTGGCCAAGTATTTTGAGGTGCCTATGAAGGAAGCGGCGGCAGCCATCGCTGCTTATGTACCAGAAAACATGCGTTCCCAGATCATTGAAAAAAGAAGCAACCTGATTTTACTGGATGCCTACAATGCCAACCCTTCCAGCATGGAAGCAGCCCTTGAGGCATTTGGCAAGTTGAATAAACGCAAGCACAAGATGGTAATCCTTGGGGATATGTATGAGCTTGGAGAATACAGCAAAGCTGAACACGAGAAGTTGGGAGAACTTGTAAGTAAAATAGCCCTGGATAAAATCTGTTTTACAGGAAAAGACACCCAATATGCCCTTTCCAAAGCCCCCAAAGCCCTTTATTTTCCAGATGCCTTTTCCTTAAGAAACTGGCTTCAGGATTCCAATTTAGAAGATTATCAGATTCTCATCAAAGGGAGCAGAGGAATGAAGTTAGAAGGATTGCTTGATTTTATATAG
- a CDS encoding SDR family oxidoreductase, producing MKTNQFGKKGWMPDRIGNLNGKIYIITGTTSGTGFEAAKILLSKGAKVIMLNRNLKKAEDTITILKQELGKDIEVINIQMDLSKQASVKKAAEEILKTVPQIDALICNAAIAQVPKQTLTVDGWESQMGTNYYGNWTLQALLFPLIEKSKGRIVTVGSMGYDMGIKTIKFDDLNWDKDYTPNDAYSQSKLAQIMSMYELQDRLKEVGKTDVKAYACHPGSSRTNLINTSGSFMMKFIFNLMKLSPLTQSAERGAYPQLMCATERNLDQNGFYGPTGRSNWVGPVGAHKIEPHAKDKTVAKRLWEVSEKETGVKWNI from the coding sequence ATGAAAACGAATCAATTTGGTAAAAAGGGTTGGATGCCAGACAGAATTGGAAACTTGAATGGTAAAATTTATATCATAACAGGTACCACAAGCGGAACAGGATTTGAAGCTGCAAAAATCCTTCTTTCAAAAGGTGCAAAAGTGATAATGCTCAATAGAAACCTAAAAAAAGCGGAAGACACCATCACAATATTGAAACAAGAATTGGGTAAAGATATTGAAGTAATTAACATTCAAATGGACTTATCCAAGCAAGCATCTGTAAAAAAAGCAGCTGAAGAAATATTAAAAACAGTTCCTCAAATAGATGCTCTTATTTGTAATGCAGCAATTGCCCAAGTACCGAAACAGACGCTAACTGTAGACGGTTGGGAAAGTCAAATGGGAACGAATTACTATGGAAATTGGACATTGCAAGCTTTATTGTTTCCGCTTATTGAAAAGTCCAAAGGTCGAATTGTAACAGTTGGAAGCATGGGTTATGATATGGGAATTAAAACCATAAAATTCGATGATTTGAATTGGGACAAAGACTATACACCTAACGATGCTTATAGTCAAAGTAAACTCGCACAGATTATGTCAATGTACGAATTACAAGATAGATTGAAAGAAGTTGGAAAAACAGATGTTAAAGCCTATGCGTGTCATCCTGGTTCTTCAAGAACCAACTTGATAAATACAAGCGGTAGTTTTATGATGAAATTCATCTTTAATCTGATGAAATTATCCCCACTAACACAATCTGCCGAGAGAGGTGCGTATCCCCAACTAATGTGTGCCACAGAGCGAAATCTTGACCAAAATGGTTTTTACGGACCTACAGGAAGAAGTAATTGGGTAGGTCCTGTTGGAGCACACAAAATAGAACCTCACGCTAAAGATAAAACAGTAGCAAAACGACTATGGGAGGTTTCAGAAAAAGAGACAGGAGTAAAATGGAATATTTAA
- a CDS encoding helix-turn-helix domain-containing protein: MKHFKTLSSYLKYLELPRPEHPMLSVFNSKGDGYLPCPKESSPPITNDCYTISFKKFVEGNLNYGRTQYDFTNGALFFISPRQVLQWDNSVIFEQRGFSINFHEDFLKGTELAQRIKKYGFFSYSVNEALHLSPKEEKQIESIVENIEIEYQNNQDEFSKGIIISQLDTLLKYANRFYERQFLNRKELSNNLLEQFNHYLDSYFESGKLQENGIPNIEQVADELSVSQRYLSDTLKKQTGKTTTEHLQLYLIDEAKNILLQPNKTVSEVAYELGFEYPAYFSRLFKKKEGISPSKYREKYKLN, translated from the coding sequence ATGAAACACTTCAAAACCTTATCATCCTATTTAAAGTATTTGGAGTTGCCTCGTCCAGAGCACCCAATGTTGAGTGTTTTTAATTCAAAAGGCGATGGCTACTTGCCTTGTCCAAAAGAAAGTTCACCACCAATTACCAATGACTGCTATACCATTAGTTTTAAAAAGTTTGTAGAAGGCAATTTAAACTACGGTCGCACCCAATACGATTTTACTAATGGTGCATTGTTTTTCATCTCACCAAGACAAGTCTTGCAATGGGATAATAGCGTAATTTTTGAACAAAGAGGGTTTTCTATAAATTTTCATGAAGATTTTTTGAAAGGAACAGAATTAGCACAACGCATAAAAAAATATGGTTTCTTTTCATATTCCGTAAATGAAGCTTTGCACCTTTCGCCTAAAGAAGAAAAACAAATAGAATCCATTGTAGAAAATATTGAAATTGAATATCAAAACAACCAAGACGAGTTTAGTAAAGGCATCATCATTTCTCAATTGGACACCTTGCTCAAATACGCAAACCGTTTTTATGAAAGGCAGTTTTTAAATCGAAAAGAATTATCCAATAATTTGTTGGAGCAGTTTAATCATTATTTGGACTCATATTTTGAATCGGGAAAACTACAAGAAAATGGCATTCCGAACATAGAGCAGGTAGCAGATGAATTGTCTGTTTCACAACGTTATTTAAGCGATACGCTTAAAAAACAAACAGGCAAAACCACAACTGAACATTTGCAATTGTATTTAATTGACGAAGCAAAAAACATTTTACTGCAACCAAATAAAACTGTATCAGAGGTTGCTTATGAATTA